The following proteins come from a genomic window of Thermococcus celericrescens:
- a CDS encoding DNA-directed RNA polymerase subunit K encodes MFKYTRFEKARIIGARALQIAMGAPILIDVPEGITPLDAAMLEFEKGIIPLTVIRPS; translated from the coding sequence ATGTTTAAGTATACCCGCTTTGAGAAGGCCCGTATCATCGGAGCAAGGGCCCTCCAGATAGCGATGGGTGCGCCCATACTCATCGACGTCCCAGAAGGAATCACGCCGCTCGACGCCGCGATGCTCGAGTTTGAGAAAGGAATAATCCCGCTCACCGTAATAAGGCCGAGCTGA
- a CDS encoding DNA-directed RNA polymerase subunit N produces MIVPVRCFTCGKVIGDKYYEFKARVEKGEDPERVLDDLGIERYCCRRTLLSHVELVDSAMKYRVY; encoded by the coding sequence GTGATAGTCCCCGTCAGGTGCTTCACGTGTGGAAAGGTCATAGGAGACAAATACTACGAGTTTAAGGCCCGCGTTGAGAAGGGCGAGGATCCCGAGAGGGTGCTCGACGACCTCGGGATCGAAAGATACTGCTGCAGGAGGACCCTCCTCAGCCACGTCGAGCTCGTGGATAGCGCCATGAAGTACAGGGTGTATTAA
- a CDS encoding 30S ribosomal protein S9, translated as MKVIQTAGKRKTAIARATIREGKGRVRINHKPVEIIEPEIARFTIMEPLVLAGEEIVGKVDIDVKVEGGGFMGQAEAARVAIARALVEWTNDMNLKDKFMKYDRTMLVGDSRRTEMHKPNRSTKGPRAKRQKSYR; from the coding sequence ATGAAGGTCATCCAGACTGCTGGTAAGAGGAAGACGGCCATCGCGAGGGCCACCATCAGGGAAGGAAAGGGTCGCGTCAGGATCAACCACAAGCCGGTTGAGATAATCGAGCCGGAGATAGCGCGCTTCACCATCATGGAGCCGCTCGTCCTCGCCGGAGAGGAGATAGTTGGCAAGGTTGACATAGACGTCAAGGTCGAGGGCGGAGGCTTCATGGGACAGGCCGAGGCCGCTAGGGTTGCCATAGCCAGGGCTCTCGTCGAGTGGACCAATGACATGAACCTCAAGGACAAGTTCATGAAGTACGACAGGACCATGCTCGTCGGCGACAGCAGGAGAACCGAGATGCACAAGCCCAACCGCTCAACCAAGGGTCCGCGCGCCAAGAGGCAGAAGTCCTACCGCTGA
- the rplM gene encoding 50S ribosomal protein L13 — MRIINAEGLILGRLASKVAKMLLEGEEIVIVNAEKAIITGNREDIFAKYKQRTGLRTRTNPRKGPFYPKRSDEIVRRTVRGMLPWKTDRGRKAFKRLKVYVGVPKEFEGRELETISEAHSSRIATPKYVTVGEVAKFLGGKF, encoded by the coding sequence ATGAGGATAATTAACGCTGAGGGACTCATACTCGGAAGGCTCGCCTCGAAGGTCGCCAAGATGCTCCTTGAGGGCGAGGAAATCGTCATAGTCAACGCCGAGAAGGCCATCATCACCGGAAACCGCGAGGACATCTTCGCCAAGTACAAGCAGAGGACCGGACTGAGGACCAGGACCAACCCGAGGAAGGGTCCGTTCTACCCGAAGAGGAGCGACGAGATAGTCAGGAGAACCGTCAGGGGAATGCTCCCCTGGAAGACCGACCGCGGAAGGAAGGCCTTCAAGAGGCTCAAGGTTTACGTCGGCGTTCCGAAGGAGTTCGAGGGCAGGGAGCTTGAGACCATAAGCGAGGCCCACAGCTCGAGGATCGCAACCCCGAAGTACGTTACCGTTGGCGAGGTTGCCAAGTTCCTCGGTGGAAAGTTCTGA
- a CDS encoding 50S ribosomal protein L18e — MVKRTGPTDINLRRLIRYLRKKSNEEGVKIWKDVAWRLEGPRRQRAEVNVSRINRYTKDGDTVIVPGNVLGAGKLEHKVTVAAWKFSETAKKKIVEAGGEVLTIEELIERNPKGSGVIIME, encoded by the coding sequence ATGGTCAAGAGAACCGGACCCACTGACATCAACCTGAGGAGGCTCATCCGCTACCTCAGAAAGAAGTCTAACGAGGAAGGAGTTAAGATATGGAAGGATGTTGCCTGGCGCCTTGAGGGGCCCAGGAGGCAGAGGGCTGAAGTGAACGTCAGCAGGATCAACCGCTACACCAAGGACGGCGACACCGTCATCGTTCCCGGAAACGTCCTCGGTGCAGGAAAGCTCGAGCACAAGGTCACCGTTGCCGCTTGGAAGTTCAGCGAGACTGCCAAGAAGAAGATAGTCGAGGCCGGTGGAGAGGTCCTCACGATTGAGGAGCTCATCGAGAGAAACCCGAAGGGTAGTGGAGTAATCATAATGGAGTGA